A single genomic interval of Oryza sativa Japonica Group chromosome 7, ASM3414082v1 harbors:
- the LOC107281598 gene encoding uncharacterized protein, protein MKRVLVDWGASLSIISPAAFDALKAPGMKLQSSLPIIGVTPGHTWPLGHVELPVAFGDSTNFRTERIDFDVADLNLPYNTVLGRPALVKFMAATHYAYLQMKMSGPAGPITVFGDVKVAIACAEQRADNLAVATGPQAAEASASHASKKRLTSADEVPVKEIPLGDDPSKTAKIGRTLDAK, encoded by the coding sequence ATGAAGCGTGTGCTGGTGGATTGGGGGGCCAGTCTGAGCATCATCTCCCCGGCAGCCTTTGACGCACTCAAGGCCCCAGGGATGAAGCTCCAGTCGTCGCTCCCAATTATTGGCGTTActccggggcacacgtggccgcTTGGCCACGTAGAGCTCCCGGTAGCCTTCGGCGACTCCACAAACTTCCGCACCGAGCGGAtcgacttcgatgtggcggatctCAATCTGCCCTACAACACAGTTCTGGGCAGGcctgcgttggtgaagttcatggccgccacccactacgcctacctccaaaTGAAGATGTCGGGTCCTGCTGGTCCCATCACCGTCTTTGGTGATGTCAAGGTCGCCATCGCCTGCGCGGAGCAGCGCGCAGACAACCTGGCGGTGGCCACAGGGCCGCAGGCCGCAGAGGCCTCTGCGTCCCACGCCTCCAAGAAGCGCCTCACCTCGGCTGACGAGGTGCCCGTCAAGGAAATCCCCCTTGGCGACGATCCGTCCAAGACCGCCAAGATTGGCAGAACCTTGGACGCCAAATAG